Proteins encoded together in one Coregonus clupeaformis isolate EN_2021a chromosome 30, ASM2061545v1, whole genome shotgun sequence window:
- the LOC121545594 gene encoding zinc finger protein 341, with product MAQAIFEVLEGMDNQTVLAVQSLLDGQGGVPDPNSQNVSGSSTIQTMDDEDVFLCGKCKKQFNSLSAFMTHKREQCQSNAPSLSTVSLASSNAYTPVPSISSVPQTPANRQVATYITVPPSPLTQTLVQGNVLVSDDVLMSAISAFTSIDQPMAAMQPPIQSNLSMHTGASYLQHHQQSSHSLPPGQSQPLSSQVLSSISNSVVQVYSTMPQMSVSGSAEIHTLGLQPFQSVQVPSQCVESQSFNTPPVYSPGKQGTKTKTCSITANLTELEEFDKVIIPKQPRNGKKCQDGAAAEQMKVKSQKLKCNFCDKIFSKNFDLQQHIRSHTGEKPFQCIVCGRAFAQKSNVKKHMQTHKVWPSGVASTVSRLPITVKVVPLCAEEVMEQQEEQEEQQQQHNEEEEEEEEEQPEAPGEPEERDCDSQTDVDSLGDGDCKQNGQQAQTKQIILIDSSYQCQFCAGKFSTYFQLKSHMTQHKGEQVYKCVVKSCSQTFQKLDLFLEHIRTHQEQLTYRCHLCSKVFPSLFELGVHQYSHCFCPQQNPRKESTFYRCMKCQSRYATQEALEQHLLTASHNFPCPHCQKVFPCERYFRRHLPTHGIGGRFKCQICKKFFKTEHYLKLHTRIHSGEKPYKCSVCEAMFNRKDKVKRHMLIHEPFKKYKCPFRTHVGCTKEFNRPDKLKAHILSHSGIKPYKCGYCQKAFSRRAHMLEHQRSHTDNYRFRCATCNKGFTRQKYYRDHKCPMAGAAVEKEGAEKRVKRQRHRTEGNQEEMEQSREEVDEREEEEERIEDPQAVKSIVPVEDQSEGGEAEQEEHFADC from the exons ATGGCGCAGGCTATATTTGAAGTCCTGGAAG GGATGGACAACCAGACAGTCCTGGCTGTCCAGTCTCTGTTGGATGGCCAGGGAGGTGTCCCTGACCCAAACAGCCAGAACGTCTCAGGCTCATCTACCATTCAGACAATGG ACGATGAAGACGTCTTTCTTTGTGGGAAGTGCAAGAAACAGTTCAATTCATTGTCTGCCTTCATGACCCACAAGAGAGAGCAGTGCCAGTCCAATGCCCCCTCCCTGTCTACAGTATCACTGGCATCTAGTAACGCCTACACCCCTGTGCCCTCCATTAGCTCTGTGCCACAGACCCCCGCCAACAGACAG GTAGCCACATACATCACagtgcctccatctcctcttacTCAGACACTGGTCCAAGGCAATGTTTTAGTGAGTGATGATGTTCTGATGTCTGCCATCTCCGCCTTCACGTCCATTGACCAACCCATGGCAGCTATGCAGCCCCCTATTCAG AGTAACCTGAGTATGCACACAGGTGCATCCTACCTCCAGCACCATCAGCagtcctcccactctctcccacctggacagtCTCAGCCTCTGTCCTCCCAGGTGCTGTCCAGTATCAGCAACTCAGTGGTCCAGGTCTACAGCACAATGCCTCAAATGTCTGTGAGTGGTAGTGCAGAGATTCACACCCTGGGCTTGCAGCCGTTCCAATCTGTACAG GTCCCCAGTCAGTGTGTGGAGAGCCAGTCATTCAACACTCCTCCAGTATATAGCCCTGGGAAGCAAGGCACCAAAACCAAAACCTGCAGCATCACTGCAAACCTAACTGAGCTTGAGGAGTTTGACAAAGTGATCATTCCTAAACAACCCAGAAATGGCAAGAAATGCCAGGATGGAGCAGCAG CAGAACAAATGAAAGTAAAGTCCCAGAAGCTGAAGTGCAATTTCTGTGACAAAATCTTCTCCAAAAACTTTGATCTCCAGCAACATATCAGAAG TcatacaggggagaagcctttccaGTGCATTGTATGCGGCCGGGCCTTTGCCCAGAAGTCTAATGTGAAGAagcacatgcagacacacaaagTGTGGCCCTCGGGCGTGGCCAGCACAGTATCCAGGCTGCCCATCACTGTCAAGGTGGTCCCACTGTGTGCAGAGGAGGTCATGGAGCAACAGGAAGAACAggaggaacaacaacaacaacataatgaggaggaggaagaggaagaggaggagcagcCAG AAGCCCCAGGTGAGCCTGAGGAGAGAGACTGTGACTCCCAGACTGATGTGGACAGCCTGGGTGATGGTGACTGCAAGCAGAACGGCCAGCAGGCCCAGACCAAGCAGATCATCCTGATCGACAGCTCCTACCAGTGCCAGTTCTGTGCCGGCAAGTTCAGCACCTACTTCCAGCTCAAATCTCACATGACCCAGCACAagggggagcag GTATATAAGTGTGTGGTGAAGTCCTGTTCCCAGACGTTCCAGAAACTGGATCTGTTCCTGGAGCACATCCGGACGCACCAGGAGCAGCTCACCTACCGCTGCCACCTGTGTAGCAAGGTGTTCCCCTCGCTGTTTGAGCTGGGGGTGCACCAGTACTCCCACTGCTTCTGTCCCCAGCAGAACCCACGCAAGGAGTCCACTTTCTATAG GTGCATGAAATGCCAAAGCCGGTACGCCACGCAAGAGGCCTTGGAGCAGCATTTATTAACTGCCTCTCATAACTTCCCCTGCCCACATTGCCAAAAG GTTTTTCCTTGTGAGAGGTATTTCCGGCGACACCTGCCCACACATGGTATTGGAGGGAGGTTCAAATGTCAGATATGTAAAAAGTTCTTCAAAACCGAGCACTACCTCAAACTGCACACTCGTATCCACTCAG GAGAAAAGCCATACAAATGTTCTGTTTGTGAGGCCATGTTCAACAGGAAGGACAAGGTGAAGAGGCACATGCTCATTCATGAGCCCTTTAAGAAATACAAATGTCCATTTAG GACGCATGTTGGTTGCACTAAAGAGTTTAACAGACCAGACAAGCTGAAGGCACACATATTGTCTCATTCTG GTATCAAGCCCTATAAATGTGGGTACTGCCAGAAAGCTTTCAGCAGAAGAGCACACATGCTGGAGCACCAACGCTCGCACACAGACAACTATCGTTTCCGCTGTGCCACCTGCAACAAGGGCTTCACACGACAGAAGTACTACAGAGACCACAAGTGCCCCATGGCAGGGGCTGCGGTGGAGAAGGAAGGGGCGGAGAAGAGAGTGAAGAGGCAGAGACACAGGACAGAGGGGAACCAGGAGGAGATGGAACAGAGCAGGGAAGAGGTGGATGaaagggaggaagaagaggagaggattgaGGACCCTCAGGCGGTGAAGTCAATTGTTCCAGTTGAGGATCAGtcagagggaggagaggcagaGCAGGAGGAACACTTTGCAGATTGCTGA
- the LOC121545597 gene encoding transcription factor E2F1 encodes MSETLLSGQTSEDLLVDFESLLNAGSIDLLEDHQIVIISTPSNVGFNSAVPSNTGEVLLFATPQGPADVVQDQRRPTLGRPPVKRKLDLDSDHQYVSTSRPPSLGRAPTSTPAPPRVPKLSTEKCRYDTSLNLTTKRFLDLLAQSPDGVVDLNWASQVLEVQKRRIYDITNVLEGIQLISKKSKNNIQWLGNHIDGASVSRYQDLQKEVSDLTQAEEKLDELITKCNLQLRLLTEDTQNKKLGYVMCQDLRKSFDSPDQLVMVIRAPPETEMQVSEPCEGYQVSLKSTQGPIDVFLCPEDSSGVCSPVTGISPSKATDQTMPQPEEQPQCSSTQEITSAAASQQNSSSLPLCREAEAFLEGDPFPNLGVLPDFDLSPLPSSDFLSGECFGNPLDGFINLSPPQNQDYHFGLEEHEGISELFDCDFGDLTPLEF; translated from the exons ATGTCAGAGACGCTCCTATCAGGTCAGACGTCGGAGGATCTATTGGTAGACTTTGAGTCTCTTCTGAATGCTGGGAGTATTGACCTGTTAGAAGACCACCAGATAGTCATCATTTCCACCCCCAGCAATGTGGGCTTCAACTCGGCAGTCCCCAGCAACACTGGGGAGGTCCTTCTGTTCGCCACCCCCCAAGGCCCTGCAGATGTGGTCCAGGACCAGCGACGGCCAACTCTGGGACGACCTCCG GTGAAGAGGAAGCTGGACTTGGACAGTGATCACCAATATGTGAGCACCTCTCGCCCCCCTTCTCTTGGGAGAGCCCCAACATCCACACCAGCACCTCCTAGAG ttccaaAGCTTTCGACAGAGAAGTGTCGCTATGACACGTCTCTGAACCTGACCACCAAGCGCTTCTTGGACCTTCTAGCCCAGTCTCCTGATGGGGTGGTGGACCTCAACTGGGCCTCGCAGGTCCTGGAAGTGCAGAAGAGGCGCATCTATGACATCACCAATGTCCTAGAGGGTATCCAGCTCATCTCCAAGAAATCAAAGAACAACATACAATGGCT GGGGAACCACATTGATGGAGCGTCTGTTTCCCGTTACCAGGACCTACAGAAAGAGGTCTCTGATTTGACACAGGCGGAGGAGAAACTGGATGAGCTCATTACCAAGTGTAACCTCCAGCTGAGACTCCTCACTGAGGATACCCAGAACAAGAA GCTGGGTTATGTGATGTGCCAGGATCTGCGGAAGTCTTTTGACTCTCCTGACCAGCTGGTGATGGTCATCAGAGCCCCTCCAGAGACCGAGATGCAAGTCTCAGAGCCCTGTGAG GGCTATCAGGTCTCCCTGAAGAGCACTCAGGGTCCCATCGACGTCTTCCTGTGTCCAGAGGACAGTTCTGGTGTCTGCAGCCCAGTGACAGGCATCAGCCCCTCTAAAGCCACAGACCAGACAATGCCCCAGCCTGAAGAACAACCACAGTGCAGCTCCACACAGGAAATTACATCAGCAGCTGCGTCCCAACAGAACTCCTCCTCTCTGCCATTATGTCGTGAAGCGG aAGCATTCCTGGAAGGCGACCCATTCCCCAACCTGGGAGTGCTGCCGGACTTTGACCTTTCACCCCTGCCATCCTCTGACTTCCTCAGTGGGGAGTGCTTTGGGAACCCACTGGATGGCTTCATCAACCTGTCCCCTCCACAGAACCAAGACTACCACTTTGGCCTAGAGGAGCACGAGGGCATCAGCGAACTGTTTGACTGTGACTTTGGGGACCTGACCCCACTGGAGTTCTGA